In Arachis stenosperma cultivar V10309 chromosome 1, arast.V10309.gnm1.PFL2, whole genome shotgun sequence, one DNA window encodes the following:
- the LOC130945492 gene encoding rhicadhesin receptor-like isoform X1: protein MKFIGSVLAVTFALVLASTSASDPDALQDLCVVDTASGVKVNGFTCKDAAKVNASDFSSNILTKLGVAANTTFGSIVTGANIEKIPGLNTLGVSLSRIDYAPGGLNPPYTHPHATEIVFVLEGQLDVGFITTSNVLISKTIYKGEIFVFPKGLVHFQKNNANEPAAVISAFNSQLPGTQSIPLTLFAATPPVPNNVLTKAFQVGTKEIEKIKSRLAPMK, encoded by the exons ATGAAGTTCATAGGGTCAGTGTTAGCGGTGACTTTTGCTCTGGTTTTAGCCTCAACCTCAGCATCAGATCCTGATGCTCTTCAAGACCTCTGTGTTGTAGACACTGCATCTG GTGTTAAGGTGAATGGATTCACGTGTAAAGACGCTGCAAAAGTGAATGCATCTGATTTCTCATCAAACATATTAACAAAACTAGGTGTGGCAGCAAACACAACCTTTGGTTCCATTGTAACAGGAGCCAACATTGAAAAGATCCCAGGATTGAACACACTTGGTGTGTCTCTGTCACGCATTGACTATGCCCCAGGTGGACTCAACCCACCCTACACACACCCACATGCTACTGAGATTGTGTTTGTTCTTGAAGGTCAACTTGATGTTGGGTTCATAACAACATCCAATGTTCTCATATCAAAGACCATCTACAAGGGTGAGATCTTTGTCTTCCCAAAAGGGTTGGTTCATTTCCAGAAGAACAATGCCAATGAACCTGCTGCAGTTATTTCAGCCTTCAACAGCCAATTGCCTGGAACACAGTCTATTCCTCTGACTTTGTTTGCTGCCACCCCACCGGTCCCGAATAACGTGTTGACCAAGGCATTCCAAGTTGGTACCAAggagattgagaaaattaagtcTAGGCTTGCTCCCATGAAGTAA
- the LOC130945492 gene encoding rhicadhesin receptor-like isoform X2: protein MINSYVPILLAVTFALVLASTSASDPDALQDLCVVDTASGVKVNGFTCKDAAKVNASDFSSNILTKLGVAANTTFGSIVTGANIEKIPGLNTLGVSLSRIDYAPGGLNPPYTHPHATEIVFVLEGQLDVGFITTSNVLISKTIYKGEIFVFPKGLVHFQKNNANEPAAVISAFNSQLPGTQSIPLTLFAATPPVPNNVLTKAFQVGTKEIEKIKSRLAPMK, encoded by the exons ATGATAAATTCATACGTACCGATAC TGTTAGCGGTGACTTTTGCTCTGGTTTTAGCCTCAACCTCAGCATCAGATCCTGATGCTCTTCAAGACCTCTGTGTTGTAGACACTGCATCTG GTGTTAAGGTGAATGGATTCACGTGTAAAGACGCTGCAAAAGTGAATGCATCTGATTTCTCATCAAACATATTAACAAAACTAGGTGTGGCAGCAAACACAACCTTTGGTTCCATTGTAACAGGAGCCAACATTGAAAAGATCCCAGGATTGAACACACTTGGTGTGTCTCTGTCACGCATTGACTATGCCCCAGGTGGACTCAACCCACCCTACACACACCCACATGCTACTGAGATTGTGTTTGTTCTTGAAGGTCAACTTGATGTTGGGTTCATAACAACATCCAATGTTCTCATATCAAAGACCATCTACAAGGGTGAGATCTTTGTCTTCCCAAAAGGGTTGGTTCATTTCCAGAAGAACAATGCCAATGAACCTGCTGCAGTTATTTCAGCCTTCAACAGCCAATTGCCTGGAACACAGTCTATTCCTCTGACTTTGTTTGCTGCCACCCCACCGGTCCCGAATAACGTGTTGACCAAGGCATTCCAAGTTGGTACCAAggagattgagaaaattaagtcTAGGCTTGCTCCCATGAAGTAA